CCGACATCAGCTACATGGCCTTTGTCCTCAACTCGCTGCTCGCCTACATGGGACTTTTCGTCATCTTCTTTTACCTATCCTACTACGCCGCGGCAGAACACATCACAGACGACTCTCTCGCATTTTACCTCGTCCCCATCTTTAACGCTGCATCAGTGTTCGGCCGCACTATACCCAACAAGCTTGCCGACAAGATCGGCCCTTTCAACCTTCTGGCGCCGTTTTCTTGCGTCTCTGGAGCCCTAATGCTCTGCATGATGGCCGTTCACTCCAAGGGCGCTGTTATTGTTCTGGCCATACTCTCTGGTTTCATGAGTGGCGCTCTTATTGGGCTTCCGCCAATTTGTCTTGCGGTCCTGACCAAGGACAAGTCTAGACTGGGAACCCGAATCGGTATGGGCTATGCCATCATTGCTCTGGGTGTTCTCATCAGTGGCCCAAGTGGTGGAGCTATTCTAAGCGGCAATGGCAACACTTTGCATTGGCACAACTTGTGGACGTTTGGTGGTGTGCCTATATGTCTTTCTGGGTTGGGCTATGCCGCCATTCGTGTGTCGATCTACGGCGCAAAGGTTAGGGTCAAGGCATAAGAACTACAACTTCTAGGAAATGTGTCAGGGGATCTTCATGGAATTGGAATAGAGAAAAGGATTCTGAAAAGTTCAATGCCAATACGGTCAGGGAGGAAGGATGGTGAGCCAGCAACAGCTACAGATCGGTGAAGAGGTGTTCTTTTTGTGAAGTTACAAAAATAGAGAATGATAAATCTGCAGACTCATGTACACAGTGCCTATGTTAGTGTGACACTAAAAAGCCACACGGATTTCGACTGTTCAAGCTACAATGTTAAGATACGAAGGCTTAGGGTAATTCTTCATGTCCCGTACTTGGTGTCTTGTTACCCTGAAGATGCTGCTCACTGACGTGGTCTTTATGGAGACATTACGATAAATATATCGTTATCATCGCCTTTATTTAGAGGGGAAGTCATAGTATTCATCTAATTCGAAAAACTTTACCCAATCTATCATCCCGATGATGATGTAGGCATCTCGTTGTGTCTGAACAGGAACAGCTCTTGTCATCATCCGTGCTTGGGTACATTTTCAAGGAGGCGAGTCTCGGAATCACCATTTAAAACGGTACCAACGTGTGGCCCATGCGTCCTGTGTTTGTACATCGCCCATACCGAGGCATTGGTGATTGCCACGCTTCACTGTTGCAGTCGGCTGTATCAAACTTGAAGGCCTGCTCTCCATGGCAGGAGATCTAACGAACCACGTTTCCCGCGTTGCACAGCCTCCTTCGAAGCGCTATAATCAGTCATACTAACCGATATCCCGCATTTTCAAGCATTAGCTGATCATCCTTGCTTATCATTTTCCCGTTTGGATGACCGTGGTTTTGCCTCTCAATCACAGTTGTTGGCGAAGGCCTCCACTCACGGACCCGCCCCCAAGTGTCCAATATGAGCGTGGAAATAATTCTCAACAGGTCCGTTGGTCCGACCTCGTATTCTAGGATGTTCTGAGAGCGTTTTAATTATTaggccaagatggcggaTCATGCAATTGGCTGTAGCATTTATGCCTGGTGAAGATCGACAATCTGGCTTGGCGTTGTGATCAAAGGATGTTCACAAGAAGCATTGGATAGCTGTGAAGTATTGATCCATGGGAGCTCTGGAAAGTGTTCAGATGAATTCGCGCTTTGTATCTGTCGTCATTAGTCAGTATTACTCTTTCAATATCTCGACAGTCCCAATTATTTACCTTTTGTACGGAACCCGCGGGACCCTCGGCCTGTGGATGCTGCTGATCGATAAGATAGTGAGGGACGGATCAGATTGGCGgaacaccatcaccaccagcatGATGATCAACGACCTGAGTGGGACTGGACCCTATTGCCTTAATCCCAGTAAGGTTTAACGGTGTTACATCGCGAAGAGagcttttctctctttttctccgCTCTTTCTGTTGGTTTTTGTCGCCATTGTAAATGCTCGAGACCTTCGTCTCTGTCTAATACCTAAGGTAAGTAGATACATGAATGTCTTGCACGTTCGTGATTATTTGACTGACAATTTGCCCATATGCCAAGCTAGCCAACACCATGCTCGCGGCTCTTTGTGATGATCTGCTCTGAATCTCCATCCATGTACATCCCTGCTCGGCATATAACTCCCGGCGATCTCTTGGTGTCTCCTCGCCTTAACCCCATCTCAGGACCATAAAATTGAGAAAGGCGGATTACAAATAACAGTGGATAAAACCACAGCACATGTTGTCATTCCCAACCTTGCGATTGGATGTCCTAGTTCCTGCACACTATCCTCTTCCGCCCCCTGCCCGAGCCGCAACGAAACAGAGGGTAATGCCAAGTTACACAGCCCAGCTGCTAATGCTACGGCATCCCACGTAGATGACCATCACCAGCTTCCTGTCTCGTCATGGGGAGGAGACGGCCATGTGGATGTCGCCCGTACCTGGGCTAGTGCTACGGGGCTCCTGTTGGACCAAGGTTAAGCTTGATGAAAAAGTTTTCAACTAGGCAGGGTTCAAGGCGTGGCAGACGTAGGAGGCCGAGGCTAAATGTGGACTGTAGAGATGAGATTGATAACGAGAGCCAAGGAACTACACCGCAGACGCCGATCACCGCCGCAGCCGACGGCAGTAACCAGGAGATGCCAGCGAATCGGCGTTCTTTCGCTTTTTATAACCGAACGACCCGTCTTGGCCGGTAGTCGTTGGATTTCTTGTCCTGGATCGCTGCAGTTACAAGATGGGGGTTCATGCGGGCCAGCTTTTACGGATCGGCGGGCCACGGACTCCATTGTCAATGCATCGTGGGGTTCAAGGCTGGCTAGTCAGAGTTGGTGGAGGTTAGGGTCAGTCGCGGTGATGAACTTTCAACGCTGGGTAATAGATTGTTCTTGAGTGGGTGATTGCTTCCACTTGGGCGGGTTAATTAGGCCTGGCCTTATATAAGATTCACATAGCTCCCCTCGTCTGATCGTCCGGACACCTGGGAGTCGATTAGCTTCTGGATACACCTCCATCcacttctttttctttcatCTGGCCCTGAAACATCATCAGTGTCCAGGAGCCACGATGATTTATCCTTCACTTcctgcggcggcggcggttgCGCTGTCCATCCTGTCGCTTCCTGGTGCAACCGCCACTGCACTCCTCGAAGGATATGGCAGAGATCCCTACCCAGTTCCCTGTGCTCAGGCCTGCCAATTCGCCGGCCCAACTGCCCTGCAATGCCCCGAATTCGAAGGCCTGAGTGCCGAAGAGATGGCTCTGGCTTTCCCCTCGGGAGCTTGTATGGCCAACGACACGGCTTATCTGACGACGGTTGCCTGGTGCATTCACAGTTACTGCGACAAGAGTATCGAGACCTACAAGATTGCCAACTTTTGGGAGACCAAGCTCATTGCTGAGGATGGCGTTGTCCTTCGTTATACATACGAGGAAGCCTTGGCGCAGATCGATCCCAAGAAGCCTCCCCAGCCTCTTGATCTCGCCGAGACCGTTGTCAACCGGACTATTGCGACTACGGAGGATGTATACATCGGCTTTCTGAACGCTGTCAAGGCGTACCAGGCCAGTGGGAAGAATGAATCCAAGTATTCGTGAGTTCGAACTGGCTATTGGGGGCTGATCGATGGCTAACTTGGGGCAGGCTTGTGGTATTCCTCTCGTGTGTCATCATCCCGATTgccttttcctttcttcgCTTCGTCTGGATCCCCGAACGTCTTCGAAGCAAGTTATACGCCTACCTCATCAACCCTCCGGCTTTTGGCAAGAAGCACAGTGCTCCTGTTCTGGGTCTCGGAATAGTTCCAACGCGAGGCCAGGCTTTGTTCATCATGTACATCATTGCCATCAACACCTTGGCCGTATTCGAAGGGTACCCCAACTTTCAACCCAACGGCTACTTTCCGGATCGTCGATACGAGTTGATGCGTCAGATCGGTAACCGTGCCGGTGTCATCGCTTTTGCCAACCTGCCACTTCTCATTCTCTTCGCTGGAAGAAACAGTTTATTGCTTTGGTTGACTAATTGGTCCCACTCGACATTTCTTCTGCTTCATCGATGGATTGCTATGATTTCTATCATCCAGGTTGTGGTCCACTCGCTTCTGTGGCTTCAGATGATGGTTGAGTCTGACTCTCACGCCGAAGCTGTCACATACCCTTACTGGTACTGGGGTATTGTCGGTACCCTCGCCTTCTGTCTCTTTTGGCCATTCTCTCTCCTTTGCGTGCGAAAGATCCTCTACGAAATCTTCCTCATCGCGCACATTTGCCTTGCTGTTTTGGCTATCGTCGCCTCTTGGTATCACATTTGGTACTTGTACGAAGACTCGAGCGGTTTCGAGATCTGGCTGCTGATCGCGATTGCTCTTTGGGGATACGAGAGACTTTTGCGTGTTCTCCGAGTATCCCACCATGGCATCAAGAGAGCTCACATTACACGCATCGAAGGCGACCAGTACATCCGCCTTGATATCCCAGAAGTCGACTGCCATGGCCACTGCTACATCTACTTCCCAACTCTCACCTGGCGCGTCTGGGAGAACCACCCATTCTCCGTTGTCAAGTGCAGTGTCGGTCAACTCAGCAACAACATCATTGATTCGAACTCGAGCGCTCGATCGCAGTCCGAGACTGAGGGTCCAACAGCGATGGACCCGGACTCTAAAGAGACTGGGAATGTCACTGCAAATAGAGATGTCATTGCCATCCGTACTGTTCATACTCGGCCTGGCATCACCCTTTTCATCCGAGCTCAGTCTGGCCTGACCAAGAAAATTGCAGTCAAGGCCAACACTGAAGGCGGAATTCCGGTGCTTATCGAGGGCTCATATGGCCATGGAAGCACCAACGCCTTCACCCCGACCACCGAGTATCCTAACGTTCTCTGCATTGCTGGCGGCGTTGGAATCACTGGTATCCTTCCCGCTCTCAACAGTTCCTTGTCCATGTTCGCCCGCCCCCTCGGAACCACCAAACTGTACTGGGGTATCAAGGACAGAGGCCTGGTAGATGCCGTAAAGAGCATGATTGTGGGCGATTCTAAGGACGGAGAGAAGGGTGACGAAACCAACTGGGGCCATGTCGAATCTCATGTGACGATCGGGTCGCGGATGAACATCAGGCAGGTACTATCCGACGAGTTGGAGAACACTCCTGGTGGAACTATAGTGGTTGTATGCGGTCCCCATGCCATGTGCGACGAGGCTCGATACGCGTGTGCTGGCTTGGCTCGGCATGGAGCGAAGGTTCGCTATGTCGAGGAGTCTTTCTCTTAGTAGAATTAGAGTATAAGTATAAGATGGAGACTTCGCTGGAAGTAATAAAACCTTGGATCATTGTTACGAGCAGACGTGATATTGGCGGCCCTTCTTCTTATcatcaatgacgtctccaaCCAAGGCCGTCATCCACATCAGCGAAAGACACACTTATCGGCACATGGCACCGGAACACACGGTGGGAACTTTGGAAATGATGTCAGAACCAGCTGGCATACCCATCCCCTTGAAATGCGTAAGGTGCTTTTTGCGTActgggggggggggggggggtaAGGATCCAATCAAAATGGCTAAAATGCACGATACTTGCTATCATACCTATTTTAGCTGAGAGGCAAAGTCCTCAAGTTACAACTCTTTCTAAGGCGATTCCTAGTTGCCATCTTGTACTGAGACGAAGGTGGGGAAACAGGTCCACAAATACCTAAAAAGCACCTTACGCATGTCAAGGGGATTGGGGAATGCCGCGCGATAGCACCAAACTTTCAACTACTGTCGATCGGCAGTTGGAGAAACCAATCTCTCCTGTGATTGAGCTGAAGGTCGAAGGCTATTCTATTTAGCTGGATACGTTCGACTGCTCATTGGCTTTCACAAACGTAATTGCGCATGGTTATCAGACGGTTGGTTCCGATCGTCACCGCTCGCACAAGTATAACTCCAGCGTCGCGGACAGGCCGGATGCCAGATGTTTCCTCACCAGCTCTCATCcaaaataagcttatttaacACCAGAATCGCAATATGGCTCCTCCAAAGAAGgctctcatcgccatcacaTCCGCTCACGCCCCTCTGTACGAGGGAGGCAAAGAGACTGGTAGCAGAACCCTTCTCCGAGCATCCGCCGTCACTCGCTGACCGCAGACAGGACTCTTTATTACCGAAGCCCTCCATCCCTTCAATGTCTTCAAGGAAGCAGGCTTCGAGACTGATCTGGTCTCTGAAACGGGCACCTGTCAACCCGACTGGCTCTCAACCACCAAAGACTGGCTGCCGGAAAAGGACCGTGAGGTTTGGGAGGATCACGATAGCGAGTTCCGATCCAAGGTTGACAAATTGTTGAGACCCAGCGATATTCATGCTGAAGATGTGAGTATTTCTGCAAAGTATTTTTATCCGTTTATGCTGACTTGATGGACTTAGTACGGCTTATTCTTCGCCTCGGCTGGTCACGCGTCTTTGATTGACTACCCGGAAGCCTCGGGTCTTCAATCGATTGCATCCAAGATCTACGTCGATGGAGGTATTGTATGCGCTGTGTACGGTTATCCCTGACGCTGTATGACCCAGTATCTAATGGCCATTCCAGCTGTCACGGCGGTGCCATCTTCCCCAACACCATTGACCCTCGAACTGGAAAGtccatcatcgccggcaAGAAAGTGACAGGTTTCACcaccaagggcgaggaggaagagggtgtcCTGGACACCATCAAGAGCTGGCATAGACCCACCATCGAGGCTGCTGCGGCAGATGCCGGTGCCACTTGTGAGTCTTGGCGATAAAGTCTTGCAATAATCTTCTAACAAGCCCCTAGACATATCTCCTCCAGGTCCCTGGGATGCCTTCACCCACACTGATGGTCATATCGTGACGGGTGCGAACCCTGCGAGCGCCCATGTCACAGCCGAGGCTGCCGTCAAGGCTTTTAATACACTGTAGCCATGATGTCCAGGAGGAAAAAGTTAAAGGGGGGATTGCAGATGCAGAAACTGAGGCTGATCACCCCGTGGGGCGAAAGTGACAGGTCACCTAGGCTGAACAAACAAGGCTGAATTGAAAGTGTTTTGTCTCATTCTATGAAACTCTCAATTTTAAACGATTAGTGGCGGCGCCTCCTGGACCCTTCAGGCTGCCGGTTCGAGACAACGACCAGCATCGCCAGTCATGTTTGGTGTCAGCCACGCGCCCATGATTTTAATGTGTGCCCCATCCATCTTGTCTCACACGGTGCGCTTGGTCTCCTATTGTTCGATGCTATCAGATCAGCGGCCCATTTCCCTGCAAAACACGTTTCTCGAAATCAACAACCAGGCCGCCCTCTCTTCAACTCTGCCACTGGCACAGAGACTATGGCACGTCCCGAATCCAGAACCGAAACGGTGATCTGCTCGAATGTCATTCAAACGGTTGCCTCGGGATCAACAACATGATCAAGGGCAATGAAAAAGCCTTGcgcatggccttggctcggGAGCCTGATCGTGAAGCCACCAAGGAAACTCATCTTATCGGCGACTTGGCATTGGAAGCGGGCCAATAACCGATCACAACATGATTTATGCTTATGTAGGGCGTCGATGGCTTTATGACTAGATCTGCCACAATCGGGGCCCAGAACTGTCTTCTTACGCTTTGCGGCCCATGGCGTTCCTCACATGCCTCCTGTAATCCGCCTGCCAGGACGCCTGACAGCAGAGGAATGCAGGGATTTTAGGAAAATCCTCCCCTCAATAAACagagcctccttcttgtctctCAAAAATCCCATCATCGTTACCTACATTCTTCATCTTTACTCTCAACATGCGGACTCTATCGCTTGTGCTGTTTTCGCTGACTGGgatcttggctttggagAACGGCAGTGATAATGGAGGTGTTGGGGCGGTCCAAATGCCAGATTGCGCAGTACGTAACCCGATCCCAAGCTCAGAAGCCGCTACTCACATCTTCTTCCAGGTAAATTGCATCAAAGAACATGTACCCAACTCCGGCTGCGACCTGCCTCACATTACATGTCTATGCGATCCCGACTTCCGAACAAAGCACGGCCCTGCAATCGCACCTTGTCTCATCGTGTTGTGTGATGCCAACGAGATCAACAAAGTTCAGAATGCTTGGAGAGATCAGTGCGACGGGGTACCTAGCACGCAAAAGGACCAGGAGAGTGTCAAGTCTTTAGTAGAGGAGGATGCTTCAACTGCCGTCGTTGTTTCTGCCTCGTCGAAGATTGCGATAAGCGACGTTACCGTGCAGACTTCAAGAACGGAAGTATCCAACATCTTGGCTCGAGTCCTGGTCGAAAAGGCTTTAATACCAACGACCATGATATCGATGCAAAAGCTGGCGCCAAGATTAACCCCACTGAGGTCAACACCGAGACGAaccccaacaccaacaacctcgaGTTCAACCTCGAGCGaaacttcaacttcaacttcaagcTCGACCCCAAGACGAACGCCTACGCCAACGCCGAAATCCTCGACGAGTTCTACCAGCTCATCAGAAAGCGAAACGGAAtcgacaagctcgacaacGAGTAGCACGTCCACAGGGACACAAAAATCGaccccaaccccaaccccgGCTAGAACCCCAGTGCCAAACAGCAATCAGTCAGGCCAGGGGCTTACTACGGGCGCCAAGGCTGGCATTGGTGTTGGAGTATcctttggtgttgtcggAATGGCTTGTCTTGCGGCAACTCTGTGGCTCAGAACACGAGAGAAGGCCCCTCCTGTCACACCTACGCAAGAAATCCAGGATGTAGGCAAGGGGGGGTTGTCAGCTACAACGGCTCAACGTTTGCAAGCACCGGAGATTGATGGACGTGAAGCTCCACGGGAGTTActtgcttgaccttgcccaGTAGGAGTGCATGTTGAGGGAGAATTTCGGTATCGATTTTGAGGTTGTACGTGTAGATTAGAAATTGCTCTTAATAACTACCATTGCTATATTGATAATAGGACGCATTTTAATCTCTCAGGAGGGTTGTGGCATGTATGAGCACGTCTTCATCTGATCATCGCCCTGTGCCGTCAAAAGGTTGGTCAAGATAGTACAGTAGGGTGACTCTCGAGTCTTGTAACGCTGAGGACCCAATGGTAAGCCTCAGATATCAGTTAACAGTTTCTCCCCTTCTAAACAGGGCTCACGAGAACTAGAGGATACTTGAATGCAGGCTAGCCACCCAAAAGAGCCTCAACCAGGGTGGCCAGCGTCTGTATTGAGGTTAGACTGTACGAGGGACGACAACTGGTTCTGCTGCAGACGAAATTCAACACTCAGCTTCTTAGCTCCGGGAGCCACCCGGCGCCGCGGGGAATTATTTTGAACTTGACCATGGAAAGAGTAGTTTCAGATCCTCTTCGTGGACTACCAAGGCTAAACACATCCAGACCACTTACTGCTATTTTAAGTGGTGGCGCCGTGTAAAATTGCCCTAATCGGCAGTTGGGTAGGGTTTCACATGATCCAGGTCTAAATGCCTCAACTCGAACATTCGGCGATCGAATCGTGCTCTTTACTAATGTGCATGACACTGCTTCCTCATGAGACGAGAAGCACATTGATTAATAATTCTTCAAGTCGAAATAAGATTCATACCAGTCCTGGTCCGTTCCCCTTGCTAGTCAGGCGGTACTTGACGGTTCATCGGGTGCGTTACCGCGTGCTCGGGTCGGGGAACGCGTCTCCGACGCAATCAACGAATCGGCGATGCTGGAGACTTTCCTTGCTCGTGGTCCGAGAGCCTCCGGGTTACATTGTTTCGAGGCCTGGCTCGTGACGTCTTCAGAGTTCTGTGCTACTGCACGGGCAATATGTAAGACCTAACCACGTTGCAAGTCAGAGCGCGATCCAACCCAAGGTCAGCCTCAACTTCTGAAACTGAACCTCCTCGTGCTCGTGGGAATGAAATGAAGGAGTTTCTCTTTTTGGTTTTTGTAAACAGCGGTGAAGCGACTGAGACACATTAAACAAAGCAAAGCTGAAGCCCGCAATCTTTTGCGATTTCGCCCAAACAGAGCAAGCGGGATCGACGACATCAGCGTCATCACCCCGCGCTACGAGTCATGGTCCCAAGAAAATGGGTGTTCCCGATAAAACCCAGCCAAACACGTTGTGCCATGAGCTGAGCTAGGAACCACTAGCGTCGAGTCTGGGTGTTGAGGGGGCGAGTCGTTGAGGCGCGCGGGGAAAAGTACCTACGATACTGTAGATCGCGGTCACAAGCAGACAATAAAGTTGTTTTTAAATGGCCCGAGGGGGCGACGTTCTAGAAAAAAAGGGATTGCTGTCGTCCTctcacctcttcttctccaagtgaagccatcgccacATCCTCCATGGCAGTCGATCCGAACGCGACGACGGTAGAACCTACCGGCATCGGACGCacccttctcggcctcaCGTTATTTTTTCCGTTTCCCGTTGTGATAGTGATTGTTTTGAGATGTTGGGTCAGGTTAAAGCACAAGGTGTTTGGTGTGGATGA
This region of Fusarium keratoplasticum isolate Fu6.1 chromosome 7, whole genome shotgun sequence genomic DNA includes:
- a CDS encoding CFEM domain-containing protein, with the translated sequence MRTLSLVLFSLTGILALENGSDNGGVGAVQMPDCAVNCIKEHVPNSGCDLPHITCLCDPDFRTKHGPAIAPCLIVLCDANEINKVQNAWRDQCDGVPSTQKDQESVKSLRRYRADFKNGSIQHLGSSPGRKGFNTNDHDIDAKAGAKINPTEVNTETNPNTNNLEFNLERNFNFNFKLDPKTNAYANAEILDEFYQLIRKRNGIDKLDNE
- a CDS encoding Ferric oxidoreductase domain-containing protein: MIYPSLPAAAAVALSILSLPGATATALLEGYGRDPYPVPCAQACQFAGPTALQCPEFEGLSAEEMALAFPSGACMANDTAYLTTVAWCIHSYCDKSIETYKIANFWETKLIAEDGVVLRYTYEEALAQIDPKKPPQPLDLAETVVNRTIATTEDVYIGFLNAVKAYQASGKNESKYSLVVFLSCVIIPIAFSFLRFVWIPERLRSKLYAYLINPPAFGKKHSAPVLGLGIVPTRGQALFIMYIIAINTLAVFEGYPNFQPNGYFPDRRYELMRQIGNRAGVIAFANLPLLILFAGRNSLLLWLTNWSHSTFLLLHRWIAMISIIQVVVHSLLWLQMMVESDSHAEAVTYPYWYWGIVGTLAFCLFWPFSLLCVRKILYEIFLIAHICLAVLAIVASWYHIWYLYEDSSGFEIWLLIAIALWGYERLLRVLRVSHHGIKRAHITRIEGDQYIRLDIPEVDCHGHCYIYFPTLTWRVWENHPFSVVKCSVGQLSNNIIDSNSSARSQSETEGPTAMDPDSKETGNVTANRDVIAIRTVHTRPGITLFIRAQSGLTKKIAVKANTEGGIPVLIEGSYGHGSTNAFTPTTEYPNVLCIAGGVGITGILPALNSSLSMFARPLGTTKLYWGIKDRGLVDAVKSMIVGDSKDGEKGDETNWGHVESHVTIGSRMNIRQVLSDELENTPGGTIVVVCGPHAMCDEARYACAGLARHGAKVRYVEESFS